In Spinacia oleracea cultivar Varoflay chromosome 5, BTI_SOV_V1, whole genome shotgun sequence, a single window of DNA contains:
- the LOC110796230 gene encoding thaumatin-like protein gives MGNLYVSICYLYLLVIISVTDGALQLIVVNNCNEGVWPGILGNPGQQNPKDGGFLLNSGEEVVLDLPEKWAGRLWGRQGCNFDAQGKGECETGDCGSQLSCRGTSGVPPATVVEMTFGTSASPLHYYDVSLVDGFNLPVSMKPVGGGVGCGVAKCDADLNVCCPSALEVKKGNKVVGCKSACLAMQSAKYCCTGEFSDPKTCKPTVFANLFKAICPKAYTYAFDDSSSLNRCRAPRYVVTFCPPT, from the exons ATGGGAAATCTATATGTTTCTATTTGTTACCTGTATCTGTTAGTTATCATCTCTGTTACAG ATGGTGCTCTTCAGCTGATAGTCGTTAACAACTGTAACGAAGGGGTGTGGCCTGGAATCCTAGGAAACCCGGGTCAACAAAACCCTAAAGATGGCGGCTTCTTACTCAACAGTGGTGAAGAAGTTGTTTTAGACCTGCCTGAGAAATGGGCAGGTAGACTATGGGGTAGACAAGGTTGTAACTTTGATGCACAAGGAAAAGGCGAATGTGAGACTGGTGATTGTGGCAGTCAACTTTCATGCAGAGGAACAAGTGGTGTACCACCAGCAACGGTGGTGGAGATGACATTCGGCACCTCTGCTTCACCTCTGCATTACTATGATGTCAGCCTTGTTGATGGTTTCAACTTACCGGTTTCTATGAAGCCGGTAGGAGGAGGGGTTGGATGTGGTGTGGCTAAATGTGATGCAGATCTGAATGTATGTTGTCCATCAGCATTGGAAGTAAAGAAGGGGAATAAAGTGGTTGGTTGTAAGAGTGCTTGTTTAGCTATGCAATCTGCTAAGTACTGTTGTACAGGCGAGTTCTCAGACCCTAAAACATGCAAACCAACTGTGTTTGCAAATCTGTTTAAGGCTATTTGTCCAAAGGCATACACCTATGCTTTTGATGATTCTTCTAGTCTTAACAGATGCAGAGCTCCTAGATATGTTGTTACATTTTGTCCCCCAACATAA
- the LOC110779024 gene encoding nucleolar GTP-binding protein 1 — translation MVQYNLKKITVVPNGKEMIDIVLSRTQRQTPTVVHKGYAISRLRQFYMRKVKYTQQNFHEKLSAIIDEFPRLDDIHPFYGDLLHVLYNKDHYKLALGQVNTARNLISKISKDYVKLLKYGDSLYRCKCLKVAALGRMCTVLKRISPSLAYLEQVRQHMARLPSIDPNTRTILICGYPNVGKSSFMNKITRADVDVQPYAFTTKSLFVGHTDYKYLRYQVIDTPGILDRPFEDRNIIEMCSITALAHLRAAILFFLDISGSCGYTIAQQAALFHSIKSLFMNKPLIIVCNKTDLLAFDHIPEEDKKLVLDMKAEALKTVIGQGGEATNEEGVLLTMSTLTEEGVMAVKNAACDRLLDQRVELKMKSKKINDCLNRFHVAMPKPRDQKERPACIPQGVLEAKAKEAAEKAEKEHRITERQLEDENGGAGVYSASLKKHYILANDEWKEDIMPEFLDGHNVYDFVDPDILHRLEELEREEGLRLADEAEEDFEMDGEELTVEEKEALAEIRRKKSILIQEHRLKKSTAGSRAIVPRKFDKDRKFTTERMGRQLTKMGIDPSAAILRARSKSRGQKRQRSPEVGGEGDVMDMDVEQPNKKLRALSRPRSRSLSRPPGEVVPGEGFKDSIQKVKAINLAKKSSKKRNKNAHKGEGDRVIPNLKPKHLYSGKRGIGKTDRR, via the coding sequence ATGGTGCAGTATAACCTCAAGAAAATTACGGTTGTTCCCAATGGGAAAGAAATGATAGACATTGTTCTATCTCGAACTCAACGACAAACCCCAACAGTTGTCCACAAAGGTTATGCAATTTCTCGTCTTAGGCAGTTTTACATGAGAAAAGTCAAATACACACAACAGAATTTTCATGAAAAGCTTTCTGCCATTATTGATGAGTTCCCTAGGCTCGATGATATCCACCCTTTTTATGGAGATCTTCTCCATGTTCTTTACAACAAGGATCACTACAAGCTTGCCCTTGGTCAAGTGAATACTGCAAGAAACCTGATTTCAAAAATCTCCAAGGATTATGTTAAGCTGTTGAAGTATGGTGACTCACTCTACAGATGTAAGTGTCTTAAAGTTGCTGCTCTTGGTCGAATGTGCACAGTATTGAAGCGAATCAGTCCTAGTTTGGCTTACCTTGAGCAAGTTAGGCAGCATATGGCAAGGTTGCCTTCCATTGACCCAAACACAAGAACAATTTTAATTTGTGGTTACCCCAATGTGGGTAAGAGTTCGTTTATGAACAAGATTACTAGGGCTGATGTAGATGTGCAACCTTATGCATTTACAACAAAGTCTCTCTTTGTGGGTCATACGGATTACAAGTATTTGAGGTATCAAGTGATAGATACCCCTGGGATTCTGGATCGACCATTTGAAGACAGGAATATTATTGAGATGTGCAGTATCACTGCTCTTGCACATCTGCGAGCTGCAATCCTCTTCTTTTTGGACATCTCTGGATCATGTGGATATACCATTGCCCAGCAAGCTGCGCTCTTTCACAGTATCAAATCTCTTTTCATGAATAAGCCATTGATCATAGTGTGTAATAAGACAGATTTGCTTGCATTTGATCATATTCCCGAGGAAGACAAGAAGCTGGTATTGGACATGAAAGCTGAAGCTCTGAAAACAGTGATTGGTCAGGGAGGCGAGGCAACTAATGAAGAGGGAGTTCTTCTAACAATGAGTACTTTGACGGAAGAAGGGGTTATGGCAGTGAAGAATGCAGCCTGTGATAGATTGTTAGATCAGAGGGTTGAACTGAAGATGAAGTCTAAGAAGATAAATGACTGCTTGAACCGTTTTCATGTAGCGATGCCAAAGCCCCGAGACCAGAAGGAAAGGCCAGCTTGCATACCTCAAGGTGTCCTAGAAGCCAAGGCCAAGGAAGCAGCGGAAAAGGCAGAGAAAGAACATAGAATAACTGAAAGGCAGTTGGAGGATGAGAATGGTGGTGCTGGTGTATACTCTGCTAGCTTGAAGAAGCATTATATCTTGGCAAACGATGAATGGAAAGAGGACATTATGCCAGAATTTCTTGATGGGCACAATGTTTATGACTTTGTCGATCCTGATATTCTACATAGGCTTGAAGAGCTGGAGAGAGAAGAAGGCCTTCGTCTTGCTGACGAGGCTGAGGAAGACTTTGAGATGGATGGTGAGGAATTGACAGTAGAAGAGAAAGAGGCATTGGCAGAAATCAGGAGAAAGAAAAGCATTCTCATCCAAGAACACAGGTTGAAGAAGAGCACTGCTGGGAGCAGAGCTATTGTGCCGAGGAAGTTTGATAAGGACAGGAAGTTTACGACTGAGAGAATGGGTAGGCAGTTAACCAAAATGGGGATCGATCCTTCTGCAGCTATATTGAGAGCTCGTAGCAAGTCAAGGGGTCAGAAAAGGCAGAGGTCACCTGAAGTGGGAGGAGAAGGTGATGTCATGGATATGGATGTTGAGCAACCCAACAAGAAGCTGCGTGCTCTCTCTCGACCCAGGTCTAGATCTTTGTCACGGCCACCAGGTGAAGTTGTTCCAGGAGAAGGATTTAAAGACTCAATCCAGAAGGTCAAAGCTATTAATCTTGCCAAGAAATCTTCCaagaaaaggaacaagaatGCACACAAGGGAGAAGGCGATAGAGTCATTCCTAATCTCAAACCTAAACATCTTTACTCTGGCAAGCGCGGAATTGGTAAAACTGATCGGCGTTAA